The following DNA comes from Kaistia sp. 32K.
TCAACGACACCCATGGCCACGAGGTCGGCGACGAATTTCTGGTTGAGGTCGGCCGGCGGATGTCAGCCGGTCTGCGCACGGGCGACCTGCTGGGCCGGTTCGGCGGCGACGAATTCGTGGTGATCGGGTTGGCGGCCCCGTCCGGGCCAGAAGGCCCGGACCGGATCGCCGAAGCGATGCGCAACCGGCTGATGCCGCTATTGAGGGGCACCTATACGTTCGCGGAGTGTAGTTTCGACTATTCCGGCGGAAGCTTCGGCGCAGTCAGCGTGGACCCTTTCGTCAGCTCGGCGCAAGCGGTGCTCAGGGACGCGGATCGGCTGATGTATGCCGACAAGCTGGCGCGCCGAACAACCGCATAGCCACAGCCGGCCCTCAACTCGGCGAGAATGTCGTGCTCGCTGGCGAACAGCTCAGTGGTACTCGCGATAGATATGGGCAATGTTCTGGCGCACGGTCGCGACCTCCCGCTCCCACCGGGCGCCCCTCACCATCGCTTCGGGACAAGATCGCCCGATGCCGAGCAGGCGTAGAAGCCTGCCGAAGGGCCGAATGCGTGCATCGTCGCCAGGGCGACCGCCGGACGAGCCCCCTCCTCGGGCGAATGGCCGGGTCCGTTCCCCGTCATGTCGGTGGAGGTCAGTCCGGGGTCCACCGCATTCACCTTGATCCCCTCGCGGTCCAGTTCCTTGGCGAGCTTTACCGTCAGCATGTTCAGCGCCGTCTTCGAAGCGCAGTATCCGGCAAAGCCGACCGACCAGGTTTCGCTCCGCATGTCCAGGGCATCGCTGAGCGAGCTCAAGCCGCTGCTCATCATGACGATCCGCGCCGCTTCGGACTTGCGCAGCAGCGGCAGGAAAGCCTGCGTCACCCGGAGGACGCCGAACACGTTGGCCTCGAACATCTGCCGGATCTCGTCGATCGATTCCTCGGCGACGGAAGGAGGCGGGCTGAACATGACGCCGGCGTTGTTGACCAGCACGTCGAGCTTGCCCGCCTCGCGCTCGACGGTCCCGGCGGCAGCGGCCACGCTGGCCTCATTCGTAACATCCAGCTGCACGGCGCGAGCGTCGATCCCGGCATTGCGCAGTTCACGCGCCGCGGCGTCGCCACGCTGCAGGTCTCGACATCCCAGCCAGAGCGAGTGGCCGTTGGCGCCGAGCTGGCGCGCGATGGCGAGGCCAATGCCTTT
Coding sequences within:
- a CDS encoding SDR family NAD(P)-dependent oxidoreductase translates to MANTPLIALVTGANKGIGLAIARQLGANGHSLWLGCRDLQRGDAAARELRNAGIDARAVQLDVTNEASVAAAAGTVEREAGKLDVLVNNAGVMFSPPPSVAEESIDEIRQMFEANVFGVLRVTQAFLPLLRKSEAARIVMMSSGLSSLSDALDMRSETWSVGFAGYCASKTALNMLTVKLAKELDREGIKVNAVDPGLTSTDMTGNGPGHSPEEGARPAVALATMHAFGPSAGFYACSASGDLVPKRW